The genomic region GCGCATCGCGCTGGATCGGGGCGCCGTGATCCTGCGCAATCCCGGTGGCGAGTATCTGTCCGGTACCGAAGCGGCGGATTTTCGCCCGGTCGAGAGCAACGACCTGTTCAATTTTCCGGATTACTCGTCCACGCGGGTGCCTTCGCAACGCACCAACCTTTACGGCAGCCTGCAATTCGATCTGCACGAGCGGCTCACCGCATTTGCCGAGCTGGGATACTCCGACAACGAGTCCGATGCCACCCTGGCACCCACCCCGGTATTCACCGCCTTCGAGGCCCTGCCGCTCACGGTCGCGGCAGACAACGTCTACAACCCGTTCGGGGTGGAGTTCGAGGACGTCCGCAAGCGTTTTCTCGAGCTCGGGCCGCGCCGCCAGGATGACAGCTCCGAGACTGCGCGCCTTGCCCTCGGTCTCCAGGGTTCCGGCCAGGACGGATGGGAGTGGGATGCGTCCTACACCCTGGAGCCGCGCGGAGGCAGAACAATCGATGGACGGCCTGATCGACGGCGACCGTCTGCAACAGGCGCTGGGGCCGGCGGCCGGTTGCGACCCGGCCCAGGCCTGTATACCGGTCAATCTGTTTGGCGCGCCGGGAGCTCTCGATCAGCCCCAGCGTGAATTCCTGCTCGCCTCCACACACGTCGACGGCTATGCGGAACTGCAGGGAATCGAGGCCAATCTCAGCGGGCCACTGCTGCGCCTGCGCGCCGGCGAGCTGATGGTTGCGACCGGCAGTTCGTATCGCAGAGAATCGATCGGCTCGAAGGGCGCGGCCGCGAACCCGCGCGTCGCGATCGGCGGCAGCGACGTGGTCGCGAGCTCGGGCGATCGCGAAGTGCAGGAACTCTGGGGCGAAATGCTGCTGCCCCTGTTTGCGGCGGCACCGCACCGCCATCACCTGGATCTCGATCTCGCCGCACGCTATTCGCATTACAGCGATTTCGGCGGCAGCACCAACGGCAAGATTGCCCTGCGCTACCGCCCCGTTACCAGCCTGATGGTGCGCTCGAGCTGGTCGCAGGGTTTTCGCGCACCCTCGCTGCTCGATCTGCACGCCAGGACCAGCCAGACCCAGGCATTCCTGAGCGATCCCTGCGCGATGCCGGCAAACGTGGGCGTACTGCCCGGTTGTCCGCAGCCCGGTGATCCGTCGCGCAACCAGTTTCTGACCATCATCGGCGGCAACTCCAGACTCGACGCCGAGACGTCGCAGAACCGGATGCTGGGCGTGGTCTGGACCCCGGAAATCGTGGGCGGGCTGATGCTCTCGGTGGATGCGTTCCGGATCGACCTCAACGACGTGGTCGATGCCAGCGCGCAATATGTACTGAATCAGAATGCCGCCAGCGGTGCCTTCGCCGATCGCGTGCAGCGCGATGCCAATGGCAACCTGCAGCGCGTGGTGGCGACCAACATCAACGTCGGCGAGCGCCGCGTCACCGGTCTCGATATCGGGCTGCACTACCGGCTCCCGGCGCTGCCGATCGGGCGGATTGCCTTCGATCTGGACACTGCGTATATCCATGAGTACCTGAACCAGTTCGACCCGTTGGCGCCGCGCACGGACCTGGCCGGCACATTCATGGACGAGGCCTCGGAGGGCATGGGTGCGATCCCCGAGTGGAAATCGCGGCTGGCGGCCTACTGGAATCGGGCCTGGTGGGACGCGAGCTACCGCATGTACCTGGTCAGCGAGCTGCAGGAGAACGTACCGAACAGCGATCGCCACCGCAGCATAAATCCCTGGGTGGTACACGATGTGCAGATCGGGCGGCGCTTCGCGCTTTTCGAGGGCCTGCGGGTCGGCATCGGCATCGACAACGTGCTGGACGAGCAGGCGCCGTTTGCCGCGAGCGCTTTCAATGACAACCACGACGGGCGCACCCACGACTTGCGCGGACGCTACTGGTACGCCAAGCTCACCCAGGATTTCTAGCCCGGACGAGCTTGCGTACCCTGGTGGTGCGCCAATGCCTTGCCCCTTGATTCCTTCTTATGGCTTCCCGATTGAGCGACAACAGACACCCGACCGACCTTCTGCGCAACGCGCTCCGGCTGCACCGGGAGGGGAACGTCAAACAGGCTGCAAAGAGCTGCCGGCAGATCATTGCGCTCGATTCAAGGCACATCGGCGCCCTCGAACTGTTGACCCGGTGCCTGGTCCAGGGCAACGAACTCCCCGGAGCCATCGACACACTCGACTCGCTGATTCGCGCGAACCCGCAGGAGCCAAAGTACTTCACCAAGCAAGCCGAGCTGTATCTGCAGCTGCAGCAACCCGCGCGTGCGATCGATGCTTACCAGCGCCTGCTGGCCGTACACCCCGCGATTCCCCTGCTGCACTACCGATTCGCGCAGCTGCTGTATGCAACCGGACAGCCGAACCGGGCAATCGAGGAATACGAAGCGGCGCTGAACCTGGGTATCGATCAACCCGAGGAAGCCCTGGTCTGCCTGTCCAATATCCACACCGCCCTGCATCAACAGGGCAAGGCCATGGCACTGCTGCGGCGCGCGCTCGGGATAAATCCGGATTACCTGATCGCGCTGTTCAACCTGGCAACCCTCACCGAGGAAACCGGGGACAAGCCCGGCGCCCTCGAGCTGTATGGCAGGGTGGTGCAACTGCAGCCCACCTTCGACCAGGCTTTCGCCCGGCTGGCCAATCTCCGGGATTTCGACCGTAACGACGACCCGCTGATTGCCAGCATGCTGGCCAATCTCCGCTCCCCCGCGCTTGGCGACGCCGCGCGCGAGAGCATCCATTACGGCCTCGGCAAGGCCTTCGACGACTGCGGCGACTACAACGCGGCATTCGAACACTACGCGAAAGCCAACCGTTTCGGCCGCGCGCGGATGCCCGCGTACCAGCCGGCTGCCCAGGAGCAGATGGTGGATTCCATCATCGCGCATTGCTCCGCCCGATGGTTCGGGAAGGCAAGAGTCGCCTCGGATGCGCGGCCCATCTTCATCTGCGGCATGTTCCGTTCCGGCACCACGTTGCTGGAGCAGGTGCTGGGGGCGCATCCGCTGATCACCAGCGGCGGAGAACTCGCGTACTTTGCGCGCTGCTGCGCCGGCGGCAAGCTCGCGCCCTACCCGAGCGCGCTGGCGACACTGGGCAACGGGGTTCTGCAGGAGGTTGCGGACGGCTATCTCGCGTACCTCGAAGAGCGCTTTCCGGGTGCGGATCGCGTGACCGACAAGCGGCCGGACAATATCCTTTTCCTGGGTGTCATCAAGGCGCTGTTCCCGGGTGCCCGGATCATCCACGCGACACGGCACGCGCTCGACAACGCCCTGTCGGTCTATTTCCAGAACCTCGACGAGAAATTCAATTACGCCACCGACCTCGCGCACATCCTGCACTTCAATGCGCAGCTGCAGCGCCTGATGGGGCATTGGAACACCCTCTTCGGTGACGATATCCTGCAGATACGCTACGACGAGTTCGTGACGGACCAGCAGGCCCAGACCCGGCGCCTGCTGGCCTTTTGCGGTCTGCCGTGGCATGAAGACTGCCTCGCGTTTCACGCCCGCGACAGCACGGTAAGAACGGCGAGCCTGTGGCAGGTTCGCAAGCCGCTCTATCAACGCTCATCGGGGCGCTGGCTCAATTATCGAGCGCACCTCGAACATCTCGTTGCCCGCGCCGGGGCAATCGATGGCCATCCACCTTCAACAACCCCGAAGGGGACAGGAGAACGGGTTTGAACAAGATGTTGTTGCCGCGCAATCTGTGGCTCGCCGCGATCGGCACCGTGCTGGGCTTGCAGGCGGCTGTCGCCGCCGAAGACCTGAATGTGCGTGATCTCATGAGCGCCGACGAATTCAGGGCGGCCGGGCTCGAGCAGCTCAGTCAGGAAGAAATCACCGCGCTCAACGCGTGGCTGCTGCGCTATACCGCGAAGGAGGCGCCCATTTTGCGGACCAGCAATGAAGTCGTGCGCGAGGAGGTGCGCAAGGTCGAGGCGGAGGTGATCAGGAGCCGCATCGACGGAGATTTCGCCGGATGGTCCGGCAAGACCGTGTTCGTGCTGCAGAACGGGCAGGCCTGGCAACAACGGATGGGCGGCAGCTGGCGCCACCACGCAAATGCCCCGGAAGTTGAA from Gammaproteobacteria bacterium harbors:
- a CDS encoding sulfotransferase produces the protein MSDNRHPTDLLRNALRLHREGNVKQAAKSCRQIIALDSRHIGALELLTRCLVQGNELPGAIDTLDSLIRANPQEPKYFTKQAELYLQLQQPARAIDAYQRLLAVHPAIPLLHYRFAQLLYATGQPNRAIEEYEAALNLGIDQPEEALVCLSNIHTALHQQGKAMALLRRALGINPDYLIALFNLATLTEETGDKPGALELYGRVVQLQPTFDQAFARLANLRDFDRNDDPLIASMLANLRSPALGDAARESIHYGLGKAFDDCGDYNAAFEHYAKANRFGRARMPAYQPAAQEQMVDSIIAHCSARWFGKARVASDARPIFICGMFRSGTTLLEQVLGAHPLITSGGELAYFARCCAGGKLAPYPSALATLGNGVLQEVADGYLAYLEERFPGADRVTDKRPDNILFLGVIKALFPGARIIHATRHALDNALSVYFQNLDEKFNYATDLAHILHFNAQLQRLMGHWNTLFGDDILQIRYDEFVTDQQAQTRRLLAFCGLPWHEDCLAFHARDSTVRTASLWQVRKPLYQRSSGRWLNYRAHLEHLVARAGAIDGHPPSTTPKGTGERV